A genomic segment from Streptomyces sp. NBC_00654 encodes:
- a CDS encoding TetR/AcrR family transcriptional regulator — MPRAVREQQMMDAAVRIFGQRGYRAASMDEIAELAGVSKPLVYLYLNSKEDLFTACIRREAKALVDAVRAGTEPGLAADRQLWSGLRAFFTHTAENPDGWSVLNRQARTHGEPFATEVAVMRGEIVAFVTGLIGAAAREAHHDPALPDRDVAGLAQALVGAAEALAGWANDTPGVSAKEAAATLMNFSWAGLENLMNGSPWQPPS; from the coding sequence ATGCCACGCGCCGTGCGTGAGCAGCAGATGATGGACGCCGCGGTGCGGATCTTCGGGCAGCGCGGATACCGGGCCGCCTCGATGGACGAGATCGCGGAGCTGGCCGGGGTGTCCAAGCCGTTGGTCTACCTGTACCTGAATTCCAAGGAGGACCTCTTCACCGCGTGCATCAGGCGCGAGGCGAAGGCGCTGGTCGACGCGGTGCGGGCGGGTACGGAGCCGGGGCTGGCGGCCGACCGTCAACTGTGGTCGGGCCTGCGGGCGTTCTTCACCCACACCGCGGAGAACCCGGACGGCTGGTCGGTGCTGAACCGTCAGGCGCGTACGCACGGGGAGCCGTTCGCCACCGAGGTCGCCGTGATGCGCGGCGAGATCGTTGCGTTCGTGACGGGTCTGATCGGGGCGGCGGCCCGCGAGGCGCACCACGACCCGGCGCTCCCCGACCGGGATGTGGCGGGGCTCGCGCAGGCTCTGGTGGGTGCCGCGGAGGCGCTCGCCGGCTGGGCGAACGACACCCCGGGAGTCTCGGCGAAGGAGGCCGCGGCCACCCTGATGAACTTCTCCTGGGCGGGCCTGGAGAACCTGATGAACGGCAGCCCCTGGCAGCCGCCTTCGTAG
- a CDS encoding RNA polymerase sigma factor — MRAPVIEDLLRELTPQVLGTLVRRHGQFEGCEDAVQEAVLAATVQWPAEGVPDNPRGWLVTVASRRLIDQMRSDHARRERETATAAEVVPEEVPDTDDTLVLLFLCCHPTLTPASQTALTLRAVGGLTTAEIAHAFLVPEATMAARISRAKQRVKAAGSSFRLPDGEEREERLRVVLHVLYLIFNEGYTASSGSELHRADLAREAIRLTRTVRAQLPEDGEVTGLLALMLLTHARREARTTEAGDLVPLDEQDRTRWDRALIDEGTALVKASLAVPALGPYQLQAAIAATHADAATAKETDWPQVHALYLILERIAPNPVVTLNRAIALAETEGPAAGLALLSTLDGDTRLAGHHRLLSVRAHLLEKTGDTAGAYEHYRRAAKATASLAERRYLESRAGRVRTRVPPRRPKA; from the coding sequence ATGAGAGCACCCGTCATCGAGGACCTGCTGCGTGAACTCACGCCGCAGGTCCTCGGCACGTTGGTACGCCGGCACGGCCAGTTCGAGGGATGCGAGGACGCCGTGCAGGAGGCCGTCCTCGCCGCCACGGTGCAGTGGCCGGCCGAGGGGGTGCCGGACAACCCGCGCGGCTGGCTGGTGACGGTCGCGTCCCGGCGGCTCATCGACCAGATGCGCAGCGACCACGCGCGCCGCGAACGGGAGACGGCGACGGCCGCCGAGGTGGTGCCCGAGGAGGTGCCGGACACCGACGACACACTCGTCCTGCTGTTCCTGTGCTGCCATCCGACGCTGACCCCGGCCTCCCAGACCGCCCTGACGCTGCGGGCGGTCGGCGGCCTGACCACCGCCGAGATCGCCCATGCGTTCCTGGTGCCGGAGGCCACGATGGCGGCCAGGATCAGCCGGGCCAAGCAGCGTGTCAAGGCCGCCGGAAGTTCCTTCCGCCTGCCGGACGGCGAGGAGCGCGAGGAGCGGCTGCGGGTCGTCCTGCATGTGCTCTACCTGATCTTCAACGAGGGCTACACCGCCTCCTCCGGCAGTGAGCTGCACCGCGCCGACCTCGCACGCGAGGCGATCCGGCTGACCCGGACGGTGCGGGCACAGCTGCCCGAGGACGGTGAGGTGACCGGACTGCTCGCGCTGATGCTGCTGACGCACGCCCGCCGCGAGGCCCGTACGACGGAGGCCGGCGACCTGGTGCCGCTGGACGAACAGGACCGTACGCGGTGGGACCGCGCGCTGATCGACGAGGGCACAGCGCTGGTCAAGGCGTCGCTGGCCGTCCCGGCGCTGGGGCCCTACCAGTTGCAGGCCGCCATCGCCGCCACGCACGCCGACGCGGCCACGGCGAAGGAGACCGACTGGCCGCAGGTGCACGCCCTCTATCTGATCCTGGAACGGATCGCGCCCAATCCGGTGGTCACCCTCAACCGGGCCATCGCGCTCGCCGAGACCGAGGGCCCGGCGGCCGGGCTGGCCCTGCTGTCCACGCTGGACGGCGACACGCGGCTGGCCGGGCATCACCGGCTGCTGTCCGTACGGGCGCACCTGCTGGAGAAGACCGGCGACACGGCCGGGGCGTACGAGCACTACCGGCGTGCCGCGAAGGCCACCGCCAGCCTCGCCGAGCGGCGCTACCTGGAGTCCCGGGCCGGCCGGGTGAGGACCCGTGTTCCGCCCCGGAGGCCGAAGGCGTAG
- a CDS encoding YciI family protein, with the protein MKFLLSMHINPAVLDALTDEEKAAIGEGHGTFIEALKRSGELITTQALVDPSQAAVVSVRNGQPVVTDGPFLESKEYLGGFYLIDCENKERAIELAAQIPDAAIEGLGIEVRQVMFADGQLEA; encoded by the coding sequence ATGAAGTTCCTGCTCAGCATGCACATCAATCCGGCCGTGCTGGACGCGCTGACCGACGAGGAGAAGGCGGCGATCGGCGAAGGCCACGGCACGTTCATCGAGGCGCTGAAGAGGTCCGGCGAGCTGATCACCACACAGGCGCTGGTCGACCCGTCGCAGGCCGCCGTGGTGTCCGTGCGCAACGGCCAGCCGGTGGTGACCGACGGGCCGTTCCTGGAGTCCAAGGAGTACCTCGGCGGCTTCTACCTGATCGACTGCGAGAACAAGGAGCGGGCGATCGAGCTGGCGGCGCAGATCCCGGACGCCGCGATCGAGGGGCTCGGTATCGAGGTGCGCCAGGTGATGTTCGCCGACGGACAATTGGAGGCATGA
- a CDS encoding MFS transporter, which produces MRVNRAWLGLMVLMLPNFLVAMDVTALLLALPRLSADLGADSVQQLWISDSYGLMVAGLVITMGTLGDRIGRRRLLMIGGAAFGVLSVVAALATDPLTLIIARALLGVAGATLVPSTLALITNMFRDERERGRAIAIWATCQFTGGALGPVLAGFLLQYFWWGSVFLVAVPAMALLLLAGPVLLPEFRSDKAGRVDLASVGLSLVAVLLMVHGVKQLAVEGVTAVPAVALVTGAAVGFLFVRRQLRLDTPLLDLRLLRNRPFTAVLVALAFAGMAMAGTGLVVTQYLQSVLGFSPVESALLFAPMGLGVAAGTMAAPLLGRWMRTTTAIAGGLAGSALGSLLLAGVGGPHSLPLVMTGIAVLALGTGPLFALGTGLVVGSVPPERAGSAASMSETSNYLGGSLGLGLLGVVAAVVYRGRMDGTSDSLADAVAAGRDLPADRGAELLHDAREAFTASLHVTGVVSAAVFAGLAVLVLTMRPAARPAQAVQPEYEETRS; this is translated from the coding sequence ATGCGGGTCAACCGGGCGTGGCTGGGGCTGATGGTCCTCATGCTGCCGAATTTTCTTGTCGCGATGGACGTGACGGCGTTGCTTCTCGCGCTGCCGCGGCTGAGCGCCGACCTGGGGGCCGACAGCGTCCAGCAGCTGTGGATCAGCGACAGCTACGGCCTCATGGTGGCCGGTCTGGTCATCACGATGGGCACGCTCGGCGACCGGATCGGCCGCCGGCGCCTGCTGATGATCGGCGGTGCGGCGTTCGGGGTGCTGTCGGTCGTGGCCGCCCTCGCGACCGACCCCCTGACGCTGATCATCGCGCGTGCGCTGCTGGGCGTCGCCGGGGCGACCCTGGTGCCGTCCACCCTCGCCCTGATCACCAATATGTTCCGCGACGAGCGGGAGCGCGGGCGGGCCATCGCGATCTGGGCGACCTGCCAGTTCACCGGGGGCGCGCTCGGGCCCGTACTCGCCGGATTCCTGCTCCAGTACTTCTGGTGGGGGTCGGTGTTCCTGGTCGCCGTTCCGGCGATGGCGCTGCTGCTGCTCGCCGGCCCGGTCCTGCTGCCGGAGTTCCGCAGCGACAAGGCCGGCCGCGTGGACCTGGCGAGCGTGGGGCTGTCGCTCGTGGCGGTGCTGCTGATGGTCCACGGCGTCAAGCAACTGGCCGTGGAGGGCGTGACCGCTGTGCCCGCCGTGGCCCTCGTGACCGGTGCGGCCGTCGGATTCCTGTTCGTGCGCAGGCAACTGCGGCTGGATACACCATTGTTGGACCTGCGACTCCTTCGTAACCGCCCGTTCACGGCCGTACTCGTGGCGCTGGCCTTCGCCGGTATGGCCATGGCCGGTACGGGTCTCGTGGTGACCCAGTACCTCCAGAGCGTGCTGGGCTTCTCGCCGGTCGAGTCGGCGCTGCTGTTCGCACCGATGGGCCTGGGTGTGGCGGCCGGCACCATGGCCGCTCCGCTGCTGGGCCGGTGGATGAGGACGACGACCGCGATCGCCGGCGGGCTGGCGGGGTCGGCGCTGGGCAGTCTGCTGCTGGCCGGCGTCGGAGGGCCGCACTCCCTGCCGCTGGTGATGACCGGTATCGCCGTACTGGCACTGGGCACCGGCCCGCTGTTCGCGCTGGGCACCGGGCTGGTCGTCGGGTCCGTACCGCCGGAGCGCGCGGGTTCGGCGGCGTCGATGTCGGAGACCAGCAACTACCTCGGTGGCTCACTGGGGCTCGGGCTGCTCGGTGTGGTGGCCGCGGTGGTCTACCGCGGCCGGATGGACGGCACGTCCGACTCACTGGCCGACGCGGTCGCCGCGGGCCGGGACCTCCCCGCGGACCGGGGCGCGGAACTGCTGCACGACGCACGGGAGGCGTTCACCGCCTCGCTGCACGTCACCGGCGTCGTCTCCGCGGCCGTCTTCGCCGGGCTCGCCGTGCTGGTCCTGACCATGCGCCCGGCCGCACGGCCCGCCCAGGCCGTACAGCCCGAGTACGAGGAGACGCGCTCGTAG
- a CDS encoding MaoC/PaaZ C-terminal domain-containing protein — protein sequence MPSLSASLVRGAVTSPFKRAGRNGATLPAARLTLPAAPVAPGPLATYLGICGFTEPGSTAGSGRAATGHPLPLTYPHVLAFPLAMRLMTGRAFPLPVVGLVHTWIEITRHRTARADEPLELTAYAAELTPHRRGTEVTMVTEARVAGALVWESRSGYLSRHATPPGAGRDADTGTGAEAGARAGAEAEADAGGRSPAVRPSPPATGSLPPVAEWRLPGDLGRRYGAASGDRNPIHLYPLTARLFGFPRAIAHGMWTVARCLAEAGEPELIRHVRADFRAPVLLPATVTYAADASGGAFELRGGSGGRLHLTGTLTRDT from the coding sequence ATGCCGAGCCTGAGCGCCTCCCTGGTACGCGGGGCCGTCACCTCCCCGTTCAAGCGGGCCGGGCGGAACGGCGCCACGCTGCCCGCCGCCCGGCTCACCCTCCCGGCCGCCCCCGTCGCGCCCGGCCCCCTCGCCACGTACCTCGGGATCTGCGGCTTCACCGAGCCCGGCAGCACCGCCGGGAGCGGCCGGGCAGCCACCGGCCACCCGCTGCCGCTCACGTACCCGCATGTCCTGGCCTTTCCGCTCGCCATGCGGCTGATGACCGGCCGGGCGTTCCCGCTGCCCGTCGTCGGGCTCGTCCACACCTGGATCGAGATCACCCGCCACCGGACGGCACGCGCCGACGAACCACTTGAACTCACGGCGTACGCCGCGGAGTTGACGCCGCACCGCAGGGGCACCGAGGTCACGATGGTGACGGAGGCGCGGGTCGCCGGTGCGCTGGTGTGGGAGTCGCGCAGCGGCTATCTGTCACGGCACGCGACTCCGCCCGGAGCGGGGAGGGATGCGGATACGGGGACGGGTGCGGAAGCCGGCGCCAGGGCCGGAGCCGAAGCCGAAGCCGATGCCGGCGGCCGGAGTCCAGCCGTCCGTCCCTCTCCACCGGCCACCGGCAGCCTGCCCCCGGTCGCCGAGTGGCGGCTGCCCGGGGATCTCGGACGCCGGTACGGCGCCGCCTCCGGCGACCGCAACCCGATCCATCTGTACCCGCTCACGGCCCGGCTGTTCGGCTTCCCCCGGGCCATCGCGCACGGCATGTGGACGGTGGCCCGGTGTCTCGCCGAGGCCGGCGAGCCGGAGCTGATCCGGCACGTACGGGCCGACTTCAGGGCCCCCGTCCTGCTGCCCGCCACCGTGACGTACGCCGCCGACGCGTCGGGCGGCGCCTTCGAGCTGCGGGGCGGCAGCGGCGGACGCCTCCACCTCACGGGGACGCTCACCAGGGATACGTAG
- a CDS encoding 3-oxoacyl-ACP reductase, which yields MADRYLHFTGTAPGRFLTRGLGLPQPAPLRRWTLETPDLDGPLLHLTAGESTITDELRALLGATGPKTVDRAERPAAIVLDATGVASAAGLSDVHAALHPVVRSLAPCGRIVLLGTAPSPDDHHRAAAQQALEGFVRSLGKEIGRGSTVQLVRIAPQAVASAESTLRFLLSPKSAYISGQVIELTAAAPDPVADWAAPLSGRTALVTGAARGIGASVASVLARDGARVVCLDVPRAHDELVRTSDRLGATALPLDITAPDAAERIAAAAPGGLDILVHNAGITRDRRLANMPADRWASVIEVNLDSVLRTTDALLEAGTVNRGGRIVATASIAGIAGNNGQTNYAAAKAGIIGLVRSMAPRAAAEHGITVNAVAPGFIETKMTAAVPLLIREAGRRMNSLAQGGLPADVAEATAWYAQPASSAVNGQILRVCGQSLLGA from the coding sequence ATGGCCGACCGCTATCTGCACTTCACCGGCACAGCACCCGGCCGTTTCCTGACCCGCGGGCTCGGCCTGCCGCAGCCCGCCCCACTGCGCCGCTGGACCCTGGAGACACCGGACCTCGACGGCCCTCTCCTGCACCTCACGGCCGGAGAGTCCACGATCACGGACGAGCTCCGGGCGCTGCTCGGCGCCACCGGGCCGAAGACCGTCGACCGCGCCGAACGGCCCGCCGCCATCGTCCTGGACGCGACGGGTGTGGCCTCCGCCGCCGGGCTCAGCGATGTCCACGCCGCCCTGCACCCCGTCGTACGCTCCCTCGCACCCTGCGGCCGCATCGTCCTTCTCGGTACGGCTCCGTCCCCCGACGACCACCACCGGGCGGCTGCCCAGCAGGCGCTGGAGGGATTCGTACGCTCCCTGGGCAAGGAGATCGGCCGGGGCTCCACCGTTCAGCTCGTGCGCATCGCCCCGCAGGCGGTGGCCTCCGCCGAGTCCACGCTCCGCTTCCTGCTCTCCCCCAAGTCGGCGTACATCAGCGGCCAGGTCATCGAGCTGACCGCGGCCGCCCCCGATCCGGTGGCCGACTGGGCCGCGCCGCTGTCCGGCCGCACCGCCCTGGTCACCGGCGCCGCCCGGGGCATCGGCGCCTCGGTCGCGTCCGTACTGGCCCGCGACGGCGCCCGGGTCGTCTGCCTGGACGTCCCCCGGGCCCATGACGAACTGGTCCGCACCTCCGACCGGCTCGGTGCCACCGCCCTCCCGCTGGACATCACCGCGCCCGACGCCGCCGAACGCATCGCCGCCGCGGCCCCCGGCGGGCTCGACATCCTCGTCCACAACGCGGGCATCACCCGCGACCGCCGCCTCGCCAACATGCCGGCCGACCGCTGGGCATCGGTCATCGAGGTCAACCTGGACAGCGTGCTGCGCACGACGGACGCGCTCCTGGAGGCGGGCACGGTCAACCGCGGCGGCCGGATCGTCGCCACCGCCTCGATCGCGGGCATCGCGGGCAACAACGGCCAGACCAACTACGCGGCCGCCAAGGCGGGCATCATCGGCCTGGTCCGCTCGATGGCGCCGCGCGCCGCCGCCGAGCACGGCATCACGGTCAACGCCGTCGCTCCCGGGTTCATCGAGACGAAGATGACCGCCGCCGTGCCGCTCCTCATCCGCGAGGCGGGCCGCCGGATGAACTCCCTCGCGCAGGGCGGCCTTCCGGCCGACGTCGCCGAAGCGACGGCCTGGTACGCCCAGCCCGCGTCCAGCGCCGTCAACGGCCAGATCCTGCGCGTCTGCGGCCAGAGCCTGCTGGGGGCGTGA
- a CDS encoding long-chain fatty acid--CoA ligase gives MSTPPATPTAPVLVEPTKTRAADGTVREVSVPAFAPRVLRGSLAEIPFDNAREAPADAVLSRKRTDGSWQDVTAAEFAEEVRAVAKGLMAEGLRAGDRIAIMARTTYEWTLLDFASWAAGLVTVPIYPTSSAFQARWILQDSGAVACAVESKEQARLISQERKQLGGLAHLWQLDTGVVGRLRTLGRDIPDEAVAARRATREPDSPATLIYTSGTTGRPKGCVLTHGNFFAEVDNAIALLHPVFTSVSTYPASTLLFLPLSHVFGRMVAIGCMRARVRLGHAPSIGTEDLLADLAGFKPSFLLAIPYVLEKVYNTGRATAEKMGRASSFDRAARIARRYGEAVEAAQHGGGPGPGLGLRAARGLYDPLVYRRIRAALGGHVRYVICGGSPLGHRLAAFYAGAGIEIFEGYGLTETTAAHTVTPPLKPRLGTVGWPLPGTSVRIADDGEILLRGGQVFQGYWNAERGGPVPVLDDDWFATGDLGALDEDGYLTITGRKKDIIITSGGKNVTPAPLEDWLRAHPLVSQCMVVGDNRSFITALITLEPDGLQHWRQMRKKQDMPMRDLVNDEELRATLQRAVDEANRLVSRAESIRKFTVLPGDFTEAGGHLTPSLKLKRDAVARDFAAEIEELYRK, from the coding sequence GTGTCCACGCCACCCGCCACACCCACTGCCCCGGTCCTGGTCGAGCCCACGAAGACCAGGGCGGCCGACGGGACGGTACGAGAGGTCTCGGTACCGGCCTTCGCGCCGCGCGTGCTGCGCGGTTCGCTCGCCGAGATCCCCTTCGACAACGCCCGCGAGGCACCCGCCGACGCCGTTCTCAGCCGGAAGCGGACGGACGGAAGCTGGCAGGACGTGACGGCCGCCGAGTTCGCCGAAGAGGTGCGGGCGGTCGCCAAGGGCCTGATGGCGGAGGGGCTCCGGGCCGGGGACCGGATCGCGATCATGGCCCGTACGACCTACGAATGGACGCTGCTCGACTTCGCGTCCTGGGCCGCCGGGCTGGTCACCGTACCCATCTACCCGACCTCGTCGGCCTTCCAGGCCCGCTGGATCCTCCAGGACTCGGGCGCGGTCGCGTGCGCCGTGGAGTCGAAGGAGCAGGCCCGGCTGATCAGCCAGGAGCGCAAGCAGCTGGGCGGTCTGGCCCATCTGTGGCAGCTCGACACCGGGGTGGTCGGCCGGCTCAGGACGCTCGGCAGGGACATCCCCGACGAGGCGGTCGCCGCGCGCCGGGCCACGCGGGAACCGGACAGCCCCGCCACCCTCATCTACACCTCGGGCACCACGGGCCGCCCGAAGGGCTGTGTCCTGACCCACGGCAACTTCTTCGCCGAGGTCGACAACGCGATCGCGCTGCTGCACCCGGTGTTCACCTCGGTGTCCACATACCCGGCGTCCACCCTGCTGTTCCTCCCGCTCTCCCATGTCTTCGGCCGGATGGTGGCGATCGGCTGCATGCGCGCCCGGGTCCGGCTCGGGCATGCCCCGTCCATCGGGACGGAGGACCTGCTCGCCGACCTCGCGGGCTTCAAGCCGTCGTTCCTGCTGGCCATCCCGTACGTCCTGGAGAAGGTCTACAACACGGGCCGGGCCACCGCCGAGAAGATGGGCCGGGCCTCGTCCTTCGACCGGGCGGCCCGGATCGCCCGGCGTTACGGGGAGGCGGTCGAGGCCGCCCAACACGGCGGGGGCCCGGGGCCCGGCCTCGGCCTGCGGGCGGCCCGAGGGCTCTACGACCCGCTGGTCTACCGCCGTATCCGCGCGGCGCTCGGCGGCCATGTCCGGTACGTGATCTGCGGCGGCTCCCCGCTGGGGCACCGGCTCGCGGCGTTCTACGCGGGCGCGGGCATCGAGATCTTCGAGGGCTACGGTCTCACCGAGACCACCGCCGCCCACACGGTGACCCCGCCCCTCAAACCCCGCCTCGGCACGGTCGGCTGGCCGCTTCCGGGGACCTCGGTACGGATCGCGGACGACGGCGAGATCCTGCTGCGCGGCGGCCAGGTGTTCCAGGGCTACTGGAACGCCGAGCGCGGCGGGCCGGTCCCCGTGCTCGACGACGACTGGTTCGCCACGGGCGACCTGGGCGCGCTCGACGAGGACGGCTACCTGACGATCACCGGCCGCAAGAAGGACATCATCATCACGTCCGGCGGCAAGAACGTCACCCCGGCCCCCCTGGAGGACTGGCTGCGCGCCCATCCACTGGTCAGCCAGTGCATGGTGGTCGGCGACAACCGCTCCTTCATCACGGCCCTGATCACCCTGGAGCCGGACGGCCTCCAGCACTGGCGCCAGATGCGCAAGAAGCAGGACATGCCGATGCGGGACCTGGTGAACGACGAGGAGCTTCGGGCCACCCTGCAACGCGCGGTCGACGAAGCCAACCGCCTGGTCTCGCGCGCCGAGTCGATCCGTAAGTTCACGGTCCTGCCCGGCGACTTCACGGAGGCCGGCGGCCATCTGACCCCGTCCCTGAAGCTGAAACGGGACGCGGTCGCACGGGACTTCGCGGCAGAGATCGAGGAGCTGTACCGGAAATAG
- a CDS encoding phosphatidylserine decarboxylase encodes MIIKTQYPESTESDPVEGYVGMVTVGLNSIASVNYLDKFRNVNGPVPVTKGEKIGNFKYGGSLNILLFEKNRFPALQMLQGQRIGVLEQVERTNGLFTGSYHTQSGRRRPLNA; translated from the coding sequence GTGATCATCAAGACGCAGTACCCGGAGAGCACGGAAAGCGACCCGGTCGAGGGCTATGTCGGAATGGTGACCGTCGGCCTCAACTCGATCGCCTCCGTGAACTACCTGGACAAATTCAGGAATGTCAACGGTCCGGTCCCGGTGACGAAGGGCGAGAAAATCGGGAACTTCAAGTACGGCGGGTCGCTGAACATCCTGCTGTTCGAGAAGAACCGGTTCCCCGCGTTGCAGATGCTCCAGGGGCAGCGCATCGGAGTCCTGGAACAAGTGGAGCGTACGAACGGGCTGTTCACCGGCTCCTACCACACACAGTCCGGCCGGCGCCGTCCGCTGAACGCCTGA
- a CDS encoding M23 family metallopeptidase, whose amino-acid sequence MRSIRISLLGLLSLLAGLLAVTATATPAAAAPNFKAPYPCGQQWTYSHHSAEVRQALDFVRTDGGSTAGSPVLASSGGTAYRYSQPSGAGNYIAIDHGGGWQTYYFHLASYSVANGAQVAQGQQIGVTGSTGNSSGAHIHYEQLYNGVGQNIAINGQSLAPYPGSYYSKYLISDNGCGGSGDGKYWVDTFANATGYAAADTGDAQGVLNAGTNYVYCKVWGAQVGSGSSFNHWWLRTDLDTVYAGKSGRNAYVSAYYLSRWGNDEARDNNGAVIPDC is encoded by the coding sequence ATGCGCTCGATCCGCATCAGCCTGCTCGGCCTGCTGTCGCTCCTCGCGGGCCTGCTCGCCGTCACGGCCACCGCCACCCCCGCAGCCGCCGCGCCCAACTTCAAGGCCCCGTACCCCTGCGGCCAGCAATGGACCTACAGCCACCACTCCGCCGAGGTCAGACAGGCCCTCGACTTCGTGCGTACGGATGGCGGCTCCACGGCCGGGTCGCCCGTTCTGGCCTCCTCGGGCGGTACGGCGTACCGCTACTCCCAGCCGAGCGGCGCGGGCAACTACATCGCCATCGATCACGGGGGCGGCTGGCAGACGTACTACTTCCACCTCGCCTCGTACTCCGTGGCCAATGGTGCCCAGGTCGCCCAGGGGCAGCAGATCGGGGTGACCGGCTCCACGGGCAACAGCTCGGGTGCCCACATCCACTACGAGCAGCTCTACAACGGCGTCGGCCAGAACATCGCCATCAACGGCCAGTCGCTCGCCCCGTACCCCGGCTCGTACTACAGCAAGTACCTGATCAGCGACAACGGTTGTGGTGGCAGCGGTGATGGGAAGTACTGGGTCGACACCTTCGCCAACGCCACGGGGTACGCCGCCGCCGACACGGGCGACGCGCAGGGCGTGCTGAACGCGGGTACGAACTACGTCTACTGCAAGGTCTGGGGCGCCCAGGTCGGTTCGGGCAGCAGCTTCAACCACTGGTGGCTGCGGACGGACCTGGACACGGTGTACGCGGGGAAGAGCGGCCGCAACGCGTACGTGTCCGCCTACTACCTCTCCCGCTGGGGCAACGACGAGGCCCGTGACAACAATGGCGCCGTGATCCCGGACTGCTGA
- a CDS encoding GNAT family N-acetyltransferase: protein MTATTASPAPEPAPVSLADGLVLRQARPADLEQIGALLARRGDPEDALDHRLVVMDPDAGWSACAVVVDGDRVVSTATLLDEEVRIGGVRLPAGQVELVATDSAYEGRGLVRALMRWAHARSAARGHVVQAMIGIPYFYRRFGYEYAVDIPRALSVRTPPPGDGTPVLRVARPSDIPAMAALQDMAQNSFDVTMPHPAARWRWLLDHEASDVRVLERSGEVVATGRTTPPGEQVLLAEAAALDDAAARDLLRGVAALVPDSPLRVVDRAGTVTAAAWRDFLDHGPRDRAEQYYVRIPDTAVLLDRLRPLFRQRLAAAGTDLTGRDIVISTFGAHYRIPVRADGLGEVVSGGALQGPGSVGGAGVAPDQLPALLFGPHGMEGLTRLRPDVYASDEELFRTLFPPLTADMLTYYLPY, encoded by the coding sequence GTGACCGCGACCACAGCCTCACCCGCGCCCGAGCCCGCGCCCGTGTCCCTCGCCGACGGCCTCGTCCTGCGTCAGGCGCGGCCCGCGGACCTGGAGCAGATCGGCGCGCTCCTCGCCCGGCGTGGCGACCCGGAGGACGCCCTCGATCACCGGCTGGTCGTCATGGACCCCGACGCCGGCTGGTCCGCCTGCGCCGTCGTCGTCGATGGTGACCGGGTCGTCTCCACGGCGACGCTCCTCGACGAGGAGGTACGTATCGGCGGTGTCCGGCTGCCCGCCGGGCAGGTCGAACTGGTCGCCACCGACTCCGCGTACGAGGGACGAGGCCTCGTACGGGCGCTGATGCGGTGGGCCCACGCCCGTTCCGCCGCCCGGGGCCATGTCGTCCAGGCGATGATCGGGATCCCGTATTTCTACCGGCGGTTCGGCTACGAGTACGCCGTCGACATCCCCCGGGCGCTGAGCGTGCGCACCCCGCCGCCAGGCGACGGAACCCCCGTACTCCGCGTCGCCCGGCCCTCCGACATCCCTGCCATGGCCGCTCTCCAGGACATGGCCCAGAACAGCTTCGACGTGACCATGCCGCACCCGGCCGCCCGCTGGCGGTGGCTGCTGGACCACGAGGCGAGCGACGTGCGGGTCCTGGAGCGCTCCGGCGAGGTCGTCGCCACCGGACGCACCACACCCCCCGGCGAACAGGTACTCCTCGCCGAGGCGGCGGCCCTCGACGACGCCGCCGCACGGGACCTGCTGCGCGGGGTCGCGGCTCTGGTGCCGGACAGCCCGCTGCGCGTCGTCGACCGGGCCGGCACCGTGACCGCCGCCGCCTGGCGGGACTTCCTCGACCACGGACCGCGCGATCGGGCGGAGCAGTACTACGTGCGCATCCCGGACACCGCGGTGCTGCTCGACCGGCTGCGGCCGCTGTTCCGGCAACGCCTCGCCGCGGCCGGGACGGACCTCACCGGCCGCGACATCGTCATCTCCACCTTCGGCGCCCACTACCGCATCCCGGTCCGCGCGGACGGCCTCGGCGAGGTGGTGAGCGGCGGCGCCCTGCAGGGTCCCGGATCGGTGGGAGGCGCCGGAGTGGCCCCCGACCAACTGCCCGCGCTGCTGTTCGGTCCGCACGGAATGGAAGGGCTGACCCGGCTCCGGCCCGACGTCTACGCGAGTGACGAGGAGCTGTTCCGGACGCTCTTCCCGCCGCTCACCGCCGACATGCTCACCTACTACCTGCCGTACTGA